CGGTACTTGCGGATCCGGACCGTGGCGCCCACGAGGAACGACGAGGTCATAATGAAGGCGAGGACGTAGAACATGAGCTTCATCCAGTGGGGGAAGTTCTCGAAGACCTCGCGTGTCGGATCCTGCACCGCTGGCTCCCGTCCGTCCTCAGCCCTTCAGCTTCTCGGTGAGCGCCGGAACCACATCGAAGAGGTCGGCCGTGATCCCGTAGTGCGCGACGTCGAAGATGGGGGCCTTCTCGTCGGTGTTGATCGCGATGATCAGCTCCGCGTCGCGCATCCCCTCGAGATGCTCGGGAGCGCCGCTGATGCCGGCGCACAGGTAGAGCTTCGGCTTCACCGCGAGCCCGGACTTGCCGACCTGTCGCGTCTTCGGAAGCCACCCGTTGTCGGTCACCGGGCGCGAGGCGGACAGTGCGCCGCCGAGCGCGTCGGCCAGCTCCTGGACGACCTCGAGGTTGTCGGCGTTCTGGATCCCGCGTCCGACCGACACGAGGATGTCTTGCCGGGTGATGTCGACGTCACCACCCTGCGGCTCGATCAGCTCGAGGAACCGGGTGCGAACGCCTTCGAGCGCCGCCGGCGCCTTGACCTCCTCGAGCTCGGGTGAACCGCTCACCCGCCCCGCATCGGCCGGGAACGCGCCCGCCTGCACCGTCACGACCGCGGCTCCATCG
The Actinomycetota bacterium genome window above contains:
- a CDS encoding electron transfer flavoprotein subunit alpha/FixB family protein, whose amino-acid sequence is MGDVFVIVEQRDGVVAPVSFEVLGAGAALASSLGTRCVAVVAGGDDAASLAPQLGAAAQVVSIADGRLASYSPEAYKAAIGEVLAGRDARLVLLGNTTVGIDLGAGLSAALGVPLVAYATDLSAEGATVVATSRLYGGKADVDIAIDGAAVVTVQAGAFPADAGRVSGSPELEEVKAPAALEGVRTRFLELIEPQGGDVDITRQDILVSVGRGIQNADNLEVVQELADALGGALSASRPVTDNGWLPKTRQVGKSGLAVKPKLYLCAGISGAPEHLEGMRDAELIIAINTDEKAPIFDVAHYGITADLFDVVPALTEKLKG